A single window of Athene noctua chromosome 1, bAthNoc1.hap1.1, whole genome shotgun sequence DNA harbors:
- the WASF1 gene encoding actin-binding protein WASF1 isoform X1, giving the protein MPLVKRNIDPRHLCHTALPRGIKNELECVTNISLANIIRQLSSLSKYAEDIFGELFNEAHSFSFRVNSLQERVDRLSVSVTQLDPKEEELSLQDITMRKAFRSSTIQDQQLFDRKTLPIPLQETYDICEQPPPLNILTPYRDDGKEGLKFYTNPSYFFDLWKEKMLQDTEDKRKEKRKQKQKNLDRPHEPEKVPRAPHDRRREWQKLAQGPELAEDDANLLHKHIEVANGPASHFESRSQAYVDHMDGSYSLSALPYSQMSELLNRAEERVLVRPHEPPPPPPMHGAGDVKPVPPCVSSTTGLVENRPQSPATGRTPVFVSPTPPPPPPPPLPSALSTSSLRAAMTSTPPPPVPPPPPPPTAALQAPAVPPPPAPLQIAPGVLHPAPPPIAPPLAQPSPPVTRAAQVCEAVPVHPVPPQAEVQGLPPPPPPPPLPPPGIRPSSPVTVAALSHPPPVLHPPPTTIVPGPHAPLMPPSPPSQVIPAPEPKRHPSTLPVISDARSVLLEAIRKGIQLRKVEEQREQEAKHERIENDVATILSRRIAVEYSDSEDDSEFDEVDWLE; this is encoded by the exons gtAAATATGCTGAAGATATATTTGGTGAACTTTTCAACGAAGCACACAGTTTCTCATTTAGAGTCAACTCCTTACAAGAACGTGTAGATCGCTTATCTGTCAGTGTTACACAACTTGATCCAAAGGAAGAGGAAT TGTCACTGCAGGACATCACAATGAGGAAAGCTTTCCGGAGTTCTACAATTCAAGATCAACAGCTGTTTGACCGCAAAACTCTGCCTATTCCTTTGCAAGAAACTTATGACATTTGTGAACAGCCTCCTCCACTTAACATTCTCACCCCTTACAG GGACGATGGAAAAGAGGGTTTGAAGTTTTATACCAATCCTTCATACTTCTTTgatctgtggaaggaaaaaatgttGCAGGACACtgaggacaaaagaaaagaaaagaggaagcagaag CAGAAAAATCTAGATCGCCCTCATGAACCAGAAAAAGTGCCAAGGGCACCTCATGACAGACGGAGAGAATGGCAGAAGTTAGCCCAAGGTCCAGAGCTCGCAGAAGATGATGCTAACCTCTTACATAAGCACATTGAAGTTGCTAATGGCCCAGCTTCACATTTTGAATcaag ATCTCAAGCATATGTGGACCATATGGATGGATCATACTCGCTTTCTGCATTACCCTATAGCCAGATGTCTGAACTTCTGAACAGAGCTGAAGAGCGAGTGTTGGTCAGGCCACACGAACCACCACCGCCACCTCCAATGCATGGAGCAGGAGATGTGAAACCTGTGCCTCCATGTGTTAG TTCTACTACTGGCTTGGTAGAAAATCGTCCTCAGTCACCAGCAACAGGCAGAACACCAGTGTTTGTGAGCCCGACTCCTCCTCCACCACCGCCACCACCTCTTCCATCTGCTTTGTCAACTTCATCATTAAGAGCTGCAATGACTtccacccctccacccccagtCCCACCTCCCCCGCCCCCTcccacagctgctctgcaggcCCCGGctgtgccaccaccaccagctcctcTCCAGATAGCTCCTGGAGTCCTACATCCAGCTCCACCTCCCATCGCTCCTCCCCTAGCACAACCCTCTCCTCCCGTCACTAGAGCTGCCCAGGTGTGCGAAGCTGTACCAGTGCACCCAGTTCCTCCACAAGCTGAAGTACAGGGACTTCCTCCACCACCCCCGCCTCCTCCCTtgcctcctcctggcattcgacCCTCCTCTCCTGTCACAGTTGCAGCCCTTTCTCACCCTCCTCCTGTTCTGCACCCTCCTCCCACAACCATTGTTCCTGGGCCTCATGCCCCCCTAATGCCTCCATCTCCACCATCCCAAGTGATCCCTGCTCCTGAACCCAAACGCCATCCTTCAACTCTTCCTGTCATCAGCGATGCTAGAAGCGTTCTGCTTGAAGCAATACGAAAAG gtATTCAGCTACGCAAGGTTGAAGAGCAACGTGAACAAGAAGCTAAACATGAGCGCATTGAGAATGATGTTGCTACTATACTTTCTCGTCGCATTGCTGTGGAATACAGTGATTCAGAAGATGATTCAGAATTCGATGAAGTGGATTGGTTAGAGTAA
- the WASF1 gene encoding actin-binding protein WASF1 isoform X2, with translation MPLVKRNIDPRHLCHTALPRGIKNELECVTNISLANIIRQLSSLSKYAEDIFGELFNEAHSFSFRVNSLQERVDRLSVSVTQLDPKEEELSLQDITMRKAFRSSTIQDQQLFDRKTLPIPLQETYDICEQPPPLNILTPYRDDGKEGLKFYTNPSYFFDLWKEKMLQDTEDKRKEKRKQKKNLDRPHEPEKVPRAPHDRRREWQKLAQGPELAEDDANLLHKHIEVANGPASHFESRSQAYVDHMDGSYSLSALPYSQMSELLNRAEERVLVRPHEPPPPPPMHGAGDVKPVPPCVSSTTGLVENRPQSPATGRTPVFVSPTPPPPPPPPLPSALSTSSLRAAMTSTPPPPVPPPPPPPTAALQAPAVPPPPAPLQIAPGVLHPAPPPIAPPLAQPSPPVTRAAQVCEAVPVHPVPPQAEVQGLPPPPPPPPLPPPGIRPSSPVTVAALSHPPPVLHPPPTTIVPGPHAPLMPPSPPSQVIPAPEPKRHPSTLPVISDARSVLLEAIRKGIQLRKVEEQREQEAKHERIENDVATILSRRIAVEYSDSEDDSEFDEVDWLE, from the exons gtAAATATGCTGAAGATATATTTGGTGAACTTTTCAACGAAGCACACAGTTTCTCATTTAGAGTCAACTCCTTACAAGAACGTGTAGATCGCTTATCTGTCAGTGTTACACAACTTGATCCAAAGGAAGAGGAAT TGTCACTGCAGGACATCACAATGAGGAAAGCTTTCCGGAGTTCTACAATTCAAGATCAACAGCTGTTTGACCGCAAAACTCTGCCTATTCCTTTGCAAGAAACTTATGACATTTGTGAACAGCCTCCTCCACTTAACATTCTCACCCCTTACAG GGACGATGGAAAAGAGGGTTTGAAGTTTTATACCAATCCTTCATACTTCTTTgatctgtggaaggaaaaaatgttGCAGGACACtgaggacaaaagaaaagaaaagaggaagcagaag AAAAATCTAGATCGCCCTCATGAACCAGAAAAAGTGCCAAGGGCACCTCATGACAGACGGAGAGAATGGCAGAAGTTAGCCCAAGGTCCAGAGCTCGCAGAAGATGATGCTAACCTCTTACATAAGCACATTGAAGTTGCTAATGGCCCAGCTTCACATTTTGAATcaag ATCTCAAGCATATGTGGACCATATGGATGGATCATACTCGCTTTCTGCATTACCCTATAGCCAGATGTCTGAACTTCTGAACAGAGCTGAAGAGCGAGTGTTGGTCAGGCCACACGAACCACCACCGCCACCTCCAATGCATGGAGCAGGAGATGTGAAACCTGTGCCTCCATGTGTTAG TTCTACTACTGGCTTGGTAGAAAATCGTCCTCAGTCACCAGCAACAGGCAGAACACCAGTGTTTGTGAGCCCGACTCCTCCTCCACCACCGCCACCACCTCTTCCATCTGCTTTGTCAACTTCATCATTAAGAGCTGCAATGACTtccacccctccacccccagtCCCACCTCCCCCGCCCCCTcccacagctgctctgcaggcCCCGGctgtgccaccaccaccagctcctcTCCAGATAGCTCCTGGAGTCCTACATCCAGCTCCACCTCCCATCGCTCCTCCCCTAGCACAACCCTCTCCTCCCGTCACTAGAGCTGCCCAGGTGTGCGAAGCTGTACCAGTGCACCCAGTTCCTCCACAAGCTGAAGTACAGGGACTTCCTCCACCACCCCCGCCTCCTCCCTtgcctcctcctggcattcgacCCTCCTCTCCTGTCACAGTTGCAGCCCTTTCTCACCCTCCTCCTGTTCTGCACCCTCCTCCCACAACCATTGTTCCTGGGCCTCATGCCCCCCTAATGCCTCCATCTCCACCATCCCAAGTGATCCCTGCTCCTGAACCCAAACGCCATCCTTCAACTCTTCCTGTCATCAGCGATGCTAGAAGCGTTCTGCTTGAAGCAATACGAAAAG gtATTCAGCTACGCAAGGTTGAAGAGCAACGTGAACAAGAAGCTAAACATGAGCGCATTGAGAATGATGTTGCTACTATACTTTCTCGTCGCATTGCTGTGGAATACAGTGATTCAGAAGATGATTCAGAATTCGATGAAGTGGATTGGTTAGAGTAA